A genome region from Nicotiana tabacum cultivar K326 chromosome 13, ASM71507v2, whole genome shotgun sequence includes the following:
- the LOC107813106 gene encoding UDP-glucosyltransferase 29, which yields MIFIVPIVFNFPLFVVSNFSMDTRQRSIRIAMLPWLAHGHICPFIELAKALSKRNFYIYICSTPVNINSFKQTISEKDSISIKIVELHFPNLPELPPHYHTTNGLPPLLMSTLKNALDMAKPSFFHILNTLKPDLVMYDFLQPWVPTMAASQNIPSVLFLTPGAAASCYLFHIGRKKPVSEYPFSAIYLRDHEYDRNRHMFEPTEDDGYTDTQRRVNGCIDGSSEIILIKTIRELEGKYMDFLSTLCEKRYVPVGPLVRAPETEHEHEHSEVMKWLNSKQRCSTILASFGSEYFLSKEEMEELAYGLELSKVNFLWVVRFPMGEKISLEEALPKGFLDRIGNTGKVVQGWAPQLRILQHSSIGGFVSHCGWSSVMEGLKLGIPIIAMPMHLDQPLNAKLVVDAGVGEEAVRDKNGNLDRQEVAKVIRKVVAEKTGQRLRKRAREYSEILKSNGAKEIDQVVEELLKLCRLTRRQESTELLY from the exons ATGATTTTTATAGTCCCAATTGTGTttaatttccccctttttgtAGTTTCAAACTTTTCTATGGATACAAGACAGAGAAGCATTAGAATAGCAATGTTGCCATGGCTAGCACATGGTCACATATGTCCCTTCATAGAACTAGCCAAAGCACTGTCCAAGAGAAATTTCTACATATACATATGTTCCACACCAGTCAATATCAATTCTTTCAAacaaacaatttctgaaaaagatTCAATTTCAATAAAGATAGTGGAACTTCACTTTCCAAATTTACCTGAACTTCCTCCTCACTACCACACCACAAATGGCCTACCACCCCTTCTCATGTCCACTCTAAAAAATGCTTTAGATATGGCGAAACCAAGCTTTTTTCATATACTTAATACTTTGAAGCCAGATTTGGTTATGTATGATTTTCTTCAGCCATGGGTTCCAACTATGGCTGCTTCACAGAATATACCATCTGTTCTATTTCTTACTCCTGGTGCAGCAGCAAGTTGTTATCTTTTTCATATTGGTAGAAAGAAGCCTGTTTCTGAATACCCATTTTCAGCTATTTATCTTAGAGATCATGAGTACGACAGGAATAGACATATGTTTGAACCAACTGAAGATGATGGATATACAGATACACAGCGAAGAGTCAATGGATGCATAGATGGATCATCTGAAATCATCTTGATCAAGACTATCCGAGAGCTAGAAGGAAAATACATGGATTTTCTCTCTACTTTATGCGAGAAAAG GTATGTTCCAGTTGGACCACTTGTTAGAGCACCAGAAACAGAGCATGAGCATGAGCATTCAGAGGTAATGAAGTGGCTAAACAGTAAACAAAGATGTTCCACAATTTTGGCTTCATTTGGGAGTGAGTATTTCCTGTCCAAGGAGGAAATGGAAGAACTGGCTTATGGGCTAGAGCTCAGCAAGGTGAATTTCTTGTGGGTTGTGAGATTTCCTATGGGAGAAAAAATCAGCCTAGAAGAAGCGCTTCCAAAAGGTTTTCTTGATAGAATTGGGAACACAGGAAAAGTAGTACAAGGATGGGCTCCACAGCTAAGAATTTTGCAACATTCAAGTATAGGAGGATTTGTGAGCCATTGTGGATGGAGTTCAGTAATGGAAGGGCTTAAACTTGGAATTCCAATTATAGCTATGCCAATGCATCTTGATCAGCCACTTAATGCTAAGTTGGTAGTAGATGCAGGGGTAGGTGAAGAGGCTGTTAGGGACAAAAATGGAAATCTTGATAGACAAGAGGTGGCAAAGGTCATAAGGAAAGTGGTGGCAGAGAAAACAGGGCAGAGATTGCGAAAAAGAGCAAGAGAGTACAGTGAAATTTTGAAGAGTAATGGAGCGAAAGAAATAGATCAAGTTGTTGAAGAGTTGCTAAAACTTTGTAGGCTTACAAGAAGACAGGAATCTACTGAACTGCTTTACTAA